Part of the Benincasa hispida cultivar B227 chromosome 11, ASM972705v1, whole genome shotgun sequence genome, CTGTTTATCAAGTACTtctttatatactaaagtatcACATCAAGTGTAAGTAGTCTATGAATGATAAAAATACCAACTGTAAGTAGCCCCCAACTAAACATATCTAAGAAAACATGTGTATACATTGGTAGCGGTATAAATGATAGACAACAGAAAACACTTAATCTCACATATAGAAACTGAAAGTagtctattagtatctattTTGAGGAGGAGGAGGGGGGAGGTGGGGGCAGGTTCCAGTTCGGATCACCGTTTTTtctccctcttttttttttttttttttttgcatttggGCTAGGCTTTTTCGGTATATGATGAAATGGAGAGGATTAGAGGAGATGAAGCGTCATTCGTTGGAGGAAAAAAATCCTCGAAGAAAATCGCGTCAATTAATCGTGGTTGGGTCAGGTTCCAGTTCGGATCGCCgttttttctcccttttttttttttttttttgcgtttGGACTAGGTTTTTTCGGTATTTTACATCATTTTTGGGTTTGATTTGGGTTACAACCATTTCTTAATCTTTTAGGctataaattgtaaatatttttccccacttttctatatataaaaatccCCCTAAAAGCTTCTAATTTCTCCTCTAGATTTCTAAATAAGGGGACTGCACCTAAGTTTTATACTCTCTTTTTCTATAcctacaatatatatatatatatatatatatatcttttaatcattttttttaaaagaattgacAGGTGTCGGTTTTTAATTGGGTGCAACAAGTGCACCCAAGTATTTTCCTTTCTAAACAGTTGATAGAAATTTCAATGTCTCTCTTAAATAATCTAATTATTCCTCTAAAGTTCTGCCAAgttattaaatatcatatgtaAACATACCTTGAATCGATTTTAACATTACCAACTTAAAAGATTatacaattgaaaatttatgaaatataacgATCAAAATGGGATTTTTAAACCTAAAACAAAAACTTTAGCCTACTTGAAAGTCCTCAAATTAATAAACCTACTccaaattaagaagaaaatacTGTTCAGAGTAAGAAATAATTTATTTCAAGATGAAATATATTTCACTAGATTGTCTAACCATGACTAACCATGTTTCATAATCGGAAAAACGAACATGGAAATATATCTCACCCAGCTAAAAGAAGATAATAAAAAGTTAATCAAAATAAAAGCTAATGACGCATTTGGGGCAAAGAGTATCTCAATTAGCCATAatcaatactatttcaaaatctctATTTGTTATAGTATTTACTACTTCCtaccatttttattattttacattcataatttttttttttctttactaaaGTGTTTACCCCAAAATTATTCGGGATATGGTTGTTAGAATCGAGAGTACTAGCATTAAAGTTTTTTATCCGAATGGTAGTATTAGCATCCTTAgctattgtttaaaaaatttaattcaatacACTTTGATTCTTGATTCTTAAACAAATCAGTTTAGCTACATGCATCCTCAAAGTCACATTATTTctttgttaaaagaaaattaaacatttagaataaaatgatttttttttacttataagacaaaatagatatttaaaaaattcatgaacCAAAGTGAATAAACAAACCTAAAAAATTTATTCacatttatagttttttttttcttttttttttttgggtgctGAGATAACTCTTTGAAAAATATACACCACATGATGATCCATTTGTAGTGATGGCTTGAAGAGAAATAAATTGCATTGTTTGGTAAAAGAATTTATGGCCCATGCTTTTGACAAGAAGCAATTATCAAATGACTTTCCACCCCCCTCTCTCTGGATGAATTATTGTCCAGTCCTTGTGAGTTGTGGCCAACCAAAGCTATATTGGAATTTCATCCCAAGAGATCAAATGGGTTTATCAAACTTTTCATCAATAGTATTTAAAAAGGATCtaatttcactttttttctataagggaaaaaaacccaacaattcacaaattctctctctcaatcaaatttctctatttcttccccttttttGATGAATTGATGAACAATGCTGAGTTTTAGGGGATCTACAAGTTTACTCTCCTCTTTGATcttatttttgttgaaattttgtTGAATTAGATCTCTATACTTAATTATCAAGAGATTTGCATATTACAAGACAGAGTTTTGCCTTTTCCTAAAGTgaattttctttatatatatacactgcATGTTATCATTATGTCTAttgtttcaaaaagaaaaaactttattCTCAAAAAGTCTCTATGTTAATTAGAGTTGTTATGTTAGATGTATATTCAATGGCATTTATGTTCTAATGCTTCATTTTTGACCAATAGTGGATCTCAATTGATTCAGATGCTTTAATTAATGTTCATCTAacttcaataaaattaaaaactcaCTTTTGATTATGGTTATGACATTGTTTTCCCAATACAAGTTCATTACTTCTtcaagaagaaagagaatggCAATCAAACTCACTTTTAATTACATTCTTGATGCCAAAATGAAATGGGTTTTTATTCATTTCAAACCTTGGATTCAAAACCaaccaaaaaaataaacaaattcacatttttatgcctaagattccAAGCTTAAGAAGGCAAGAAGACAGAGTAGAAATAATGAGGTTCTCACAATGCTCCATAGGGAAAAAAAGGTATAAACACTCTGTATTTGGTAATCTGAATACAAAAATTTCAGTAagtatacaattttttttttttcttaacacACAAAGAGGAGGAGGAAACCCTTCACACAtaacattattatcattattgttCAGTATTTTTCCCTTGTTAGATTATGTTTCTCTATTCTCCTCCAAAAAACAGATCaaaaactctttcttcaactgtacaaacaaaaagaaagaacaGGGCAAAAcccagaaaaaggaaaaaaaggcaAAAGAATTTTCAGATTTATACCTTGTAATTTGGCATTAATGGCAGCAAATTGGGCATCTCACAAGCCCATTTTCATTGCAATCAACACACCTTTGGAAGCCAtatccatcttcttcttcttcttcttcttcatcataatcttcttcttcataaaACACTTTACAGCTTCCACCACATGTCTCACATGGCACAAATCTAATATCCCCACAAGCTTCACAGACACCCCCATCGCCATTTTCAATCTTCTCACAACATTCAAGCAATTTCTCTAGCTGCCCATCTTCATGTAACCTTCGAATTTCTTCAGCATCACCGATTTGCTTTCTCCCAATAAACACTCTGGGTAAGTTTCTTCCGCCATTGTTGTTCTGATCTTCCATTAAAAGCTGCTTGAGTTCTTCTTTAAACCCACTATGCATTGATACATCTCTTTCGTCTACACGAACCCTGATAGCTCTCAGAATGGCTCTAACATGGCAACAGTCTTCATATGTCTTACGAATCCCTCTCAAGCTCGTAAAGTACAGAATAACCTTATCCATTTTCTTCTCCCCTGGCCAACTGTAGAATTTCTTTGAATCCACGGTGGCTAACGGTGACTGTTGGTGCTTTGGATTTTCCACCGGGCGGAGATGAAATGGGTGGTCCGGGGAGAGCTGTTGAAGAGATTTTCGAAACGAAGAAATCACTTCCGGGTCGAAATCGGAAGCCATTGAATCGGAGTTTAGATTCTCATCATCAATTTCAgcatcttcttcttttaattgAAGCCAGAGAGGTTTCTGAGATGAATTGTTATCATTTGCTTTCGGAATCGGCTCGGGCGATCGATTTAGAGAGGGATCGACAACCGCACGGCTACCGAAATCGAACGAGAGGCTTCGAAATCGGCTCGGGGACCAGAGAGGGCTAACATCCTCAAGCCCTTCCATGAGctcccatgcgttgatcgtctctggCTCCCCCGGCGGCGTCCTGATCGGAGTTTTCGATGCGGTCTTAGGGATTTTCTCTGTAATTATGTTTGACCATGTCTTCGCTTCGGCCAATCCTGTTTTGAAATCGTCAATCTTCTTGTAATTATCATTTCTCTGCGATTGACAACGATAATAACCACCACCATCGCCACCTCCACCGCCACCACCACTGTGACCATTGATTCCGAGCTCCAACGAGCCTAATGTGGAGGAGGTTAGGGCTACAACGTGATAACTATCGCCTTTAGCCTGTGGTGGATGATGAACTTGCATAGAGTAGCTTCGAGAAATCGGCGAATATGGGCGCCGGCAATGACGGCACCGATTTGGTTTCGAGTTTACACATCCCATTGACGAATTAACAAAAGGGTGAAAGAGATGATTgcataaattaattacaaatgaTTCAAAACGATTTATGGTTTTTGGTTAAATCAGATCAAAAGGAGGGGAAGATCAGGAACTGAATGAAAGAATGAGGTGGAATTTCACATGTAATGGAAGCGAAATTTCGAggaaaatacaaacaaatgaaaaacaacATTACAGAGAATTAGCAAGAACCCATGTTCCCCCTTTCTCTTCTTCATCCGATCGTGAAGGGAAAATCAATGGAGAAACTACAGAAATGAAATTGTCATAGAAAATCAGAACAATGGCGGAGGAATGATGGATTGTTTGTTCCCAATCCCAAAAGGGATTTGGGAGTGAAGATTTGGAGAGAGAAATGGGGAAAAGGGGAGTGAGGAAATCAGGGGAAGAGGgggattttgattttggttttggttttggttttggtcTGTAGTGTGTTGAGAAATGTAAGCGGTTTCTCTCTCTAGatttgaagagagagaaatgaggaagaaggaagaagcaGAGGATGTTATTTTTTGGGCATTAAAAGTGGAGAATTACGAACAGAAATTCTATGGTGAGGTTCTACTTATACAGTTTATACACTTTCCATAACAAATAACAATAATCCAAACCCATTTTTAAACTTTATCTCACTTCAACtacaaactttctttttttaaccTTACTCAAATTCCTTATT contains:
- the LOC120089699 gene encoding uncharacterized protein At3g28850-like — its product is MGCVNSKPNRCRHCRRPYSPISRSYSMQVHHPPQAKGDSYHVVALTSSTLGSLELGINGHSGGGGGGGDGGGYYRCQSQRNDNYKKIDDFKTGLAEAKTWSNIITEKIPKTASKTPIRTPPGEPETINAWELMEGLEDVSPLWSPSRFRSLSFDFGSRAVVDPSLNRSPEPIPKANDNNSSQKPLWLQLKEEDAEIDDENLNSDSMASDFDPEVISSFRKSLQQLSPDHPFHLRPVENPKHQQSPLATVDSKKFYSWPGEKKMDKVILYFTSLRGIRKTYEDCCHVRAILRAIRVRVDERDVSMHSGFKEELKQLLMEDQNNNGGRNLPRVFIGRKQIGDAEEIRRLHEDGQLEKLLECCEKIENGDGGVCEACGDIRFVPCETCGGSCKVFYEEEDYDEEEEEEEDGYGFQRCVDCNENGLVRCPICCH